In the Hermetia illucens chromosome 1, iHerIll2.2.curated.20191125, whole genome shotgun sequence genome, TGTCAGGTGATGCCACGGTAATGCGGTAATGCTAgctgatgttgtaatgtttggtgatgttttgATCACGATCGTTGATTGCAaatgatattacactttaaggtgatatcacttttgtaatattacatacatcacctatcCATCTCTAGTATCCAGCCATTGCGTCCAGAGACCTCGGCATCTTTCTGCGTGACCAGTCCATCTTAAGCGTATTAACTTTGTATTCATATTTACTTTGTTGTAGGTTTGTTAAGTGGGTTTTACATTTTGACGGGGCGATATATTCTTCTAAGAATCTTTCCTTCGAAGCTATCCACCGTCTGCCACGTTTTTTCGCAAGTATTAATGATTTATTGCCATAGCAAACTATGTTCAtcataaatttttcaatgtATTCTTGGTTTCCCTACAGACGTCTTTAAATTTCATCATCGAAGTTTTCTTTTCATACCGCTGATCATTACCGGTTGTTAGGATGGGGTCCAGATATTTAGATGACTTTATAACTTTGAAATTCTAAACACCAACGAGAGGTTCTCGATCTAATGCATATTGATTTCTCTTTCTTTGGagcgaagtttttttttatctaaatttacaGGTGGCCCAATTTCTTGCGATGCTTTATTTATTTCCATGAGAACCATATTGAAAAGATCAGGGAGCATGTCTTCTTTCAAtggaattttgttatttttaaataatcgtAGGGCTCTCCTTACTTTCCCAAGTGTGAGTGGTTAGGTTTTTTTCTGAtggtaactttgttagttttgGTAGGCGTGTATGTGGTTTACctaattttgttcttttttttccccttaagaagttcttcaaaggattcttgCCATTTTTAACCTCCGTTTCGCTAgttatattataaaaataagttAAATCAAGAAGATAGGACGAATGGGATTTTCAAAACACCCATTTACgataatgaaaacaaattttacgtTTCTCAGAAGTTGTTtatcaaaaatataattatattaaGGTACTAATAAaggcaaaaccttaacaagtttTTACATCATATTAAGTCTTTGCTGAATAAACCTCATCCTTGTACGTAATCAAAGTGAACTTTTCATTAAAGTTACAAATTTACTTAAAAAACGAGAAACCTAAAAATCCTTAAAGCATACTTATAAGAAGCTGATAGTCTATTTAACATTCGTAATTTATTTAAAGGATTTATCACACAAAAAGATAGTTGAACAGCTGATGTTGGCTCTATTTCAATTCATTTGTGTACCCGTAGCTATTTGCCACTGTAAATAGAAAAAAGACAGAAAACAAGTTAATAATAACACCTCACACTAGATTGTATTAAATTTTACTTTCAAAGTCCTTCTTATAAGCTTCGAATAAGTCAGCAACTAGATATCCTGGGGGTAATTCACAATCTAAAGTGCCTCCATATTTCGCTGGCAAGCACTCTTTGTTAATGTGCTGATGAAGCGAGTCCATATTTTTTCCATGGAAGAAAATCTGCAAAGGATAGTTATAGTTTTCTCTTTTATGAAAAAGGATGTAATAATAATAGCTTACTCGCTTCCTgagcttgtccttgatgaaagGTTTGAAAATGGCGAACAGCATATTGAAGATATACGAGTTGAAGACAATATGTACAGCCTTCAGACGAATACATAAACAATCTTGAACGTAGTCCAACAACATATTGGCAAACGATGGCGTAAATTGCATTACATTAGCTAGTGGCAAGCCATCCATATCGAAAATGACAACGTTTCCATTGATTTGAGATGTAGGTTCGGCCATTGAAGataatactgctaattgaactGCTCGGAATGAATCGTTCAGGGGGCATTTCGATggtttccatttttctaaagaagagttaaagaaaattaaatgaaattatattttttgagaagttgCTTATTGTAGCCTAATTCAactaaataaatattaatttctaaaaaatttctTCCTTACTTCCAACATCTAAAATAATCATTCGACGACCATCCTGGTCTCGAACGGGTAACAATGTGAAGATCTCTTGCTCGAAAACATGTCTCAAAGTTGATGGTACGATATTTTCACATACTTTTCCATATTTCAAGCTCAAGTTGTAGAAATGTTTTATCTGTAATATATGGCAAATATCATATAATTTAGAgcaagaaataaatattttttgaagaattttaccCTATCCATTGCACTTTCCGGATAATATTTGCATGGTCTTAAGAACATCCGCATGTATTCATCTTCAGTGGG is a window encoding:
- the LOC119661637 gene encoding alpha-tocopherol transfer protein-like codes for the protein MSNEITPRKTLKYDENNLPYIDLGKYKMRLEREEPTNEVLEKARIELRETPEIVEKAFKELRELIKQEKHLHLPTEDEYMRMFLRPCKYYPESAMDRIKHFYNLSLKYGKVCENIVPSTLRHVFEQEIFTLLPVRDQDGRRMIILDVGKKWKPSKCPLNDSFRAVQLAVLSSMAEPTSQINGNVVIFDMDGLPLANVMQFTPSFANMLLDYVQDCLCIRLKAVHIVFNSYIFNMLFAIFKPFIKDKLRKRIFFHGKNMDSLHQHINKECLPAKYGGTLDCELPPGYLVADLFEAYKKDFEMANSYGYTNELK